A genomic segment from Burkholderia plantarii encodes:
- a CDS encoding SH3 domain-containing protein has translation MAFRLASKLQELAYPDGSKAGYSHGFTLVRHRLVLPPAPAARPAGGGAPATAPATTPAPAPAPASTPAPGAAPAAAPADADALTFFSLYMHTLPFDGYDAKPPAHGPAKTLPAYYGASEVRSVGTGASDPRLTTAGANHADNTALGLRVRASASGHANVVGWLARGTQIKVGQTHGQWGRIDSFVSGSLQSYEEDKPAPAAGTAGWVYLAELDKQQLPPTVDQVYVLPKPHKIAAGETVAFLGEYQRLVEARAHHTLPPKLGERPLLHVEVFTGDDLNAFITRSRARAQQFDPKARRLLLISKGAKLVQPAAADTSIAAGTAVKATADSPAAGPWAKVTPVNAAGHPVAGQAALWIARTDLQASGARPAWSHFPLNLQAAGGNPAGWTRVVYTAAAQSCVEAENKTWYAVSIGDEHDTQVDGWACDHGHPQVELKSSWDWPGFDVVSLDASVSDMFQRALFIADSGTPDELASFEDSFNSSRSDATIKQLEDAIDGQQQKDGKISAHELQLALGKPWLADRIDHLVVRYESEWGGEMSKWDALDSHMHAGLPVWQAEKKRIDALRFWSGVSSVGKFPASATVYHLHPLGLVGNFLNPGTCECGCCLDKKVQVVRWNGHYGPCYWGTMTLANAPALQAMLASGEMTASEQRIIAAMAPNEGKLDTVQSYDDQVVTAGAMQKTMRPDNSKGELAKQIADFRAENETAYQELFARCGWAVEGTGDDATLSFTHPDVTSGRVMTGTDLRDQIRKGCNENTNHQYLPNPAVAALAHAISDLRYQKLQITDFVKRLRKDLSTKPTGYNYTIGEYLQGDVGRAAVLDQSVNRPAFVSDDLGASLDRLYAAHPTASRNPNEWGASRATLESALSDNYGQTRRMAVSNHESVAPARYNALKAALQ, from the coding sequence GTGGCGTTCCGGCTCGCCTCGAAGCTGCAGGAGCTGGCCTATCCCGACGGCAGCAAGGCCGGCTATTCGCACGGCTTCACGCTGGTGCGCCACCGGCTCGTGCTGCCGCCGGCGCCGGCCGCCCGGCCCGCCGGCGGCGGCGCGCCGGCCACCGCCCCGGCCACGACACCGGCTCCGGCGCCGGCGCCTGCCTCGACACCGGCGCCCGGCGCCGCCCCGGCCGCCGCGCCGGCCGACGCCGACGCGCTGACGTTCTTCAGCCTCTACATGCATACGCTGCCGTTCGACGGCTACGATGCGAAGCCGCCGGCGCATGGCCCGGCGAAGACGCTGCCCGCCTACTACGGCGCGAGCGAAGTCCGCAGCGTGGGCACCGGCGCGTCCGATCCGCGCCTGACCACCGCCGGGGCCAACCACGCCGACAACACGGCGCTCGGCCTGCGCGTGCGCGCCTCGGCGTCCGGCCATGCCAACGTGGTGGGATGGCTCGCGCGCGGCACGCAGATCAAGGTCGGGCAAACCCACGGCCAGTGGGGCAGGATCGACAGCTTCGTGTCCGGGTCGCTGCAGTCCTACGAGGAAGACAAGCCCGCGCCTGCCGCCGGCACGGCCGGCTGGGTCTATCTGGCGGAACTCGACAAGCAGCAGCTGCCGCCGACCGTCGATCAGGTCTACGTCTTGCCGAAGCCGCACAAGATCGCGGCCGGCGAGACCGTGGCGTTCCTCGGCGAATACCAGCGTCTCGTCGAGGCGCGCGCGCATCACACGCTGCCGCCCAAGCTCGGCGAGCGGCCGCTGCTGCACGTCGAGGTGTTCACCGGCGACGATCTGAACGCGTTCATCACGCGCAGCCGCGCGCGGGCCCAGCAGTTCGACCCGAAGGCGCGCCGGCTGCTGCTGATCTCGAAGGGCGCGAAGCTCGTGCAGCCCGCCGCTGCCGACACCTCGATCGCCGCCGGCACCGCCGTGAAGGCCACCGCCGATTCGCCGGCCGCCGGCCCGTGGGCCAAGGTCACCCCGGTCAATGCGGCCGGCCATCCGGTGGCCGGCCAGGCCGCGCTCTGGATCGCGCGCACCGACCTGCAGGCGAGCGGCGCGCGGCCGGCGTGGAGCCATTTCCCGCTGAACCTGCAGGCGGCCGGCGGCAACCCCGCGGGCTGGACGCGGGTGGTCTACACGGCCGCCGCGCAGTCGTGCGTCGAGGCCGAGAACAAGACCTGGTACGCGGTCAGCATCGGCGACGAGCACGACACCCAGGTGGACGGCTGGGCCTGCGACCACGGCCATCCGCAGGTCGAGCTGAAGAGTTCGTGGGACTGGCCCGGGTTCGACGTGGTGAGCCTCGATGCTTCGGTATCCGACATGTTCCAGCGCGCGCTGTTCATCGCCGACAGCGGCACGCCCGACGAACTCGCGAGCTTCGAGGATTCATTCAACAGCTCGCGCTCGGACGCCACCATCAAGCAGCTCGAGGACGCGATCGACGGCCAGCAGCAGAAGGACGGCAAGATCAGCGCGCACGAGCTGCAGCTGGCGCTCGGCAAGCCGTGGCTGGCCGACCGGATCGATCATCTGGTGGTCCGCTACGAGAGCGAATGGGGCGGCGAGATGAGCAAGTGGGACGCGCTCGATTCGCACATGCATGCGGGGCTGCCAGTGTGGCAGGCCGAGAAGAAGCGGATCGACGCGCTGCGGTTCTGGAGCGGCGTGAGTTCGGTTGGCAAGTTCCCGGCGTCGGCCACCGTGTATCACCTGCATCCGCTGGGGCTCGTCGGCAATTTCTTGAATCCGGGCACATGTGAGTGTGGATGCTGCCTCGATAAAAAAGTCCAGGTAGTCCGTTGGAATGGCCACTATGGGCCATGTTATTGGGGCACCATGACACTCGCGAACGCACCCGCGCTCCAGGCCATGTTGGCCAGCGGAGAGATGACTGCAAGCGAGCAGCGAATCATTGCTGCGATGGCGCCTAATGAGGGGAAGCTCGATACCGTACAGTCATATGACGATCAGGTCGTTACGGCGGGCGCCATGCAGAAGACAATGCGTCCCGATAACAGCAAAGGAGAACTCGCGAAGCAGATTGCGGATTTTCGCGCCGAGAATGAAACGGCTTACCAAGAGCTATTCGCGCGTTGCGGATGGGCGGTGGAAGGTACCGGCGATGATGCAACACTGTCATTCACGCACCCAGACGTGACGAGCGGTCGAGTCATGACAGGCACTGACTTGCGAGACCAGATTCGAAAAGGCTGCAACGAAAATACCAATCATCAGTATCTGCCCAACCCCGCGGTTGCCGCACTCGCACATGCCATCTCAGATTTGCGATATCAAAAACTGCAAATCACTGATTTCGTCAAACGTCTTCGCAAAGACTTATCCACGAAGCCGACCGGTTACAACTATACGATCGGCGAATATCTTCAAGGTGATGTGGGACGAGCAGCGGTGCTTGATCAAAGTGTGAATCGTCCTGCTTTCGTGAGCGACGATCTCGGTGCGTCGCTTGATCGCCTGTACGCGGCTCATCCGACTGCATCACGCAATCCGAATGAATGGGGGGCATCCCGTGCGACGCTGGAAAGCGCACTATCCGACAATTATGGGCAAACGCGCCGCATGGCCGTCTCGAATCATGAGTCTGTAGCACCCGCCCGTTACAACGCTCTAAAGGCAGCTCTGCAATGA
- a CDS encoding type VI secretion system Vgr family protein gives MGAQDLTASMAAGLIQSDRLIRLDTPLGSDVLVPQRVVGHARIGRDYGFTLDAVSLRDDLELKTLIAQPVTLWLQQADQSYQPRHGYVHTARRLGADGGLTSYQLEFSSWLHLLRFRQDARIWQNASADAILADVFNAHPQAGGAFRFALKNALPQRSFCVQYESDWNFCQRIMEAEGLFTYFEQAADGKSHTVVIADDLSNFPVLNPQAVNFYRSGVNAETDALVQWSGTRTLQSTTLTTRTFDYKAPASVVSPKGTSVPTLANQGTLPQQAEVYEYTGAYTYGDQSRGDQLSEIRMQEWESRAKRFTGAGAVRRLDAGRWFELDDHPVHDADAAQSRQFAVIAASWYIENNLPLSATPATPFPHSLRERLAAIRAEHQDAAGALTVAAADGGEGFLLVKIEAQRRGVPFRSPFEHAKPPMKAQTAVVVGPAGQEVYTDTLNRIKVRFHWDRLNDGDENASCWVRVTMSDTGGGYGGVHLPRVGEEVLIDWLGGDCDRPIVTGRVYNGSTRPGWHSNGILSGFRSKEYGGAGYNQLVMDDATGQNRVQLASSSAASQLHLGYLIAQDGNARGAYLGSGFDLKSDAFGAVRASQGLYLGTHASSATSQQLDVQDARAQLANAQDLVAAVSQTSATHQAEPLQDGADALEQFVSATRSNAQGAVAGGGNTAGGGTGGANAFAEPVMLIGSPAGIALSTQQSAHLAAGRQINLVSGQSVNLATGKSLLAGVAQKLSLFVQNAGMKLFAGKGKVEIQAHDDNIELTAQKTLKLIASTDQLQAIAKGELLLTSGGAYVRLKGGNIEIHAPGTIDVKGAQHSFTGPARLDEKFPAWAGSDGARSVDFSG, from the coding sequence ATGGGGGCGCAGGATCTCACGGCATCCATGGCCGCTGGTTTGATACAGAGCGATCGGCTGATTCGACTCGACACGCCGCTCGGCAGCGACGTGCTGGTGCCGCAGCGCGTGGTCGGCCATGCCCGGATCGGGCGCGACTACGGCTTCACGCTCGACGCGGTGTCGCTGCGCGACGACCTCGAGCTGAAGACGCTGATCGCGCAGCCCGTCACGCTCTGGCTGCAGCAGGCCGACCAGTCGTACCAGCCCCGCCACGGCTACGTCCACACGGCCCGGCGGCTCGGCGCCGACGGCGGCCTGACCAGCTACCAGCTGGAATTCTCCTCGTGGCTGCACCTGCTGCGGTTCCGCCAGGACGCGCGGATCTGGCAGAACGCGTCGGCCGACGCGATCCTCGCCGACGTGTTCAACGCCCACCCGCAGGCGGGCGGCGCGTTCCGCTTCGCGCTCAAGAACGCGCTGCCGCAACGCTCGTTTTGCGTGCAATACGAAAGCGACTGGAATTTCTGTCAGCGGATTATGGAAGCCGAAGGCTTATTCACGTATTTCGAACAAGCCGCCGACGGCAAATCGCACACGGTCGTTATTGCCGATGATTTATCGAATTTCCCGGTTTTAAATCCGCAAGCGGTTAATTTTTACCGATCCGGCGTGAATGCCGAAACCGATGCGCTGGTGCAATGGAGTGGCACCCGCACGCTGCAGAGCACCACCCTCACCACCCGCACCTTCGACTACAAGGCGCCGGCCTCGGTGGTGAGCCCGAAGGGGACTTCGGTGCCCACCCTCGCCAACCAGGGCACCCTGCCCCAGCAGGCCGAGGTCTACGAGTACACCGGCGCCTACACCTACGGCGACCAGTCGCGCGGCGACCAGCTCTCCGAGATCCGCATGCAGGAGTGGGAATCGCGCGCCAAGCGCTTCACCGGCGCGGGCGCGGTGCGCCGGCTCGATGCGGGCCGCTGGTTCGAACTCGACGACCATCCGGTACACGACGCCGACGCCGCGCAGAGCCGCCAGTTCGCCGTGATCGCGGCCAGCTGGTACATCGAGAACAACCTGCCACTGTCGGCCACGCCGGCGACGCCGTTTCCGCACAGCCTGCGCGAGCGGCTCGCCGCGATCCGCGCCGAGCATCAGGACGCGGCCGGCGCGCTGACGGTGGCCGCCGCCGATGGCGGCGAAGGCTTCCTGCTCGTGAAGATCGAGGCGCAGCGCCGCGGCGTGCCGTTCCGCAGCCCGTTCGAGCACGCCAAGCCGCCGATGAAGGCGCAGACCGCGGTAGTGGTCGGGCCGGCCGGCCAGGAGGTCTACACCGACACGCTGAACCGCATCAAGGTGCGCTTCCACTGGGACCGGCTCAACGACGGCGACGAGAACGCCTCGTGCTGGGTGCGCGTGACGATGTCCGACACCGGCGGCGGCTACGGCGGCGTGCATCTGCCGCGCGTCGGAGAGGAAGTGCTGATCGACTGGCTCGGCGGCGACTGCGATCGCCCGATCGTGACCGGGCGCGTCTACAACGGTTCGACCAGACCGGGCTGGCATTCAAACGGCATCCTGTCCGGCTTCCGCTCCAAGGAATACGGCGGCGCCGGCTACAACCAGCTGGTGATGGACGACGCCACCGGCCAGAACCGCGTGCAGCTGGCCAGCAGCAGCGCCGCTTCGCAGCTGCATCTCGGCTACCTGATCGCGCAGGACGGCAACGCGCGCGGCGCCTATCTCGGCAGCGGCTTCGACCTGAAGTCCGACGCGTTCGGCGCGGTGCGCGCCTCGCAGGGCCTTTACCTCGGCACCCACGCCAGCAGCGCCACGAGCCAGCAGCTCGACGTGCAGGACGCGCGCGCGCAGCTCGCCAATGCGCAGGATCTGGTCGCGGCGGTCTCGCAGACGAGCGCGACGCATCAGGCCGAACCGCTGCAGGACGGCGCCGACGCGCTCGAGCAGTTCGTGAGTGCCACCCGCTCGAACGCGCAGGGCGCCGTGGCCGGCGGCGGCAACACCGCGGGCGGCGGCACCGGCGGCGCCAACGCGTTCGCCGAGCCCGTGATGCTGATCGGCAGCCCGGCCGGCATCGCGCTCTCCACGCAGCAGTCCGCGCACCTCGCCGCCGGCCGGCAGATCAACCTCGTCAGCGGCCAGAGCGTGAATCTCGCCACCGGCAAGTCGCTGCTCGCGGGCGTCGCGCAGAAGCTGAGCCTGTTCGTGCAGAACGCCGGCATGAAGCTGTTCGCGGGCAAGGGCAAGGTGGAGATCCAGGCCCACGACGACAACATCGAGCTGACCGCGCAGAAGACGCTGAAGCTGATCGCCTCCACCGACCAGTTGCAGGCGATCGCCAAGGGCGAGCTGCTGCTGACCTCGGGCGGCGCCTACGTGCGCCTGAAGGGCGGCAACATCGAGATCCACGCGCCGGGCACCATCGACGTGAAGGGCGCGCAGCACAGCTTCACCGGCCCGGCGCGGCTCGACGAGAAATTCCCCGCATGGGCCGGCAGCGACGGCGCCCGGTCGGTGGATTTCTCGGGCTGA
- a CDS encoding MFS transporter, with translation MKQRTMGWITVFLLFLVYGINYLDRVALSLTAPLIQKDLGIDAAQMGIVFSSFFVGYALFNFVGGLASDRLGPKLVYVLAVGLWSLFCGLTAVTVGFASLLVVRVLFGMAEGPLCAGANKMVNNWMPHRRAATAMGLLSAGSPLGGALAGPVVGLLAVSFGWRPAFWIICAIGFVWVVAWIALTADEPARSRFVSEREAPPAGAAPAGGGAAAGFGAANLPLLAWVRQPLIIATAFAFFSYNYVLFFFLSWFPSYLVQAHHLNLKEMSLATVVPWLVGTVGLAAGGAISDAIFRWTGRLMLSRKLVLVVALVGTGLCVGVAGIVHTAASAVALMSVALFLLYVTGALYWAVVQDVVHPAKVGSVSGCLHCVGSLSGVIGPAVTGLLVQRSGTFATAFLLAGGVALAGALLSGIFIREPRAHREPGQKLLREKAGH, from the coding sequence ATGAAGCAACGCACCATGGGCTGGATAACGGTTTTCCTGTTATTCCTCGTCTACGGCATCAACTATCTGGACCGCGTGGCGCTCTCGCTGACCGCGCCGCTGATCCAGAAGGACCTCGGCATCGACGCCGCGCAGATGGGCATCGTGTTCAGCAGCTTCTTCGTCGGCTATGCGCTGTTCAATTTCGTCGGTGGGCTGGCGAGCGACCGGCTCGGGCCGAAGCTCGTCTACGTGCTGGCGGTGGGGCTCTGGTCGCTGTTCTGCGGGCTGACGGCCGTGACGGTCGGCTTCGCGAGCCTGCTGGTGGTGCGCGTGCTGTTCGGCATGGCCGAGGGGCCGCTCTGCGCCGGCGCCAACAAGATGGTCAACAACTGGATGCCGCACCGGCGCGCGGCCACCGCGATGGGCCTGTTGAGCGCCGGCTCGCCGCTGGGCGGCGCGCTGGCCGGGCCGGTGGTGGGCCTGCTCGCGGTGAGCTTCGGCTGGCGGCCGGCGTTCTGGATCATCTGCGCGATCGGCTTCGTGTGGGTGGTGGCGTGGATCGCGCTGACCGCCGACGAGCCCGCCCGCAGCCGGTTCGTGAGCGAGCGCGAGGCGCCGCCGGCCGGTGCCGCGCCGGCGGGCGGCGGCGCGGCGGCCGGCTTCGGCGCCGCGAACCTGCCGCTGCTGGCCTGGGTGCGCCAGCCGCTCATCATCGCGACCGCGTTCGCGTTCTTCAGCTACAACTACGTGCTGTTCTTCTTCCTCAGCTGGTTCCCGAGCTACCTCGTGCAGGCCCATCACCTGAACCTGAAGGAGATGAGCCTGGCCACCGTGGTGCCGTGGCTGGTGGGCACGGTCGGGCTCGCCGCGGGCGGCGCGATCTCGGACGCGATCTTCCGCTGGACCGGCCGGCTGATGCTGTCGCGCAAGCTCGTGCTGGTGGTGGCGCTGGTCGGCACCGGGCTCTGCGTCGGCGTGGCGGGCATCGTGCATACGGCTGCCAGCGCGGTGGCGCTGATGTCGGTGGCGCTGTTCCTGCTCTACGTCACCGGCGCGCTCTACTGGGCCGTGGTGCAGGACGTCGTGCATCCGGCGAAGGTCGGCAGCGTGAGCGGCTGCCTGCATTGCGTGGGCAGCCTGTCCGGCGTGATCGGGCCGGCCGTGACCGGCCTGCTGGTGCAGCGCAGCGGCACGTTCGCCACGGCGTTCCTGCTGGCGGGCGGCGTCGCGCTGGCGGGCGCACTGCTGTCCGGCATCTTCATTCGCGAGCCGCGCGCGCATCGCGAGCCCGGCCAGAAACTGCTGCGCGAGAAAGCCGGACATTGA
- a CDS encoding mannitol dehydrogenase family protein — translation MAKLLSTATLPALAATTQRPGYARDRLRRGIVHLGLGAFHRAHQAVYTETLLERGDLRWGTLGIHLRERRMADRLAAQDTLYSVTESDGETTRSRVIGGLVGALHAPSARSAVLDALADPGVAIVSLTVTEKGYCIEPASGDLDEHDAGIRHDLLAPDTPQTTLGVLAAGLRRRAAAAPLTLVCCDNMNANGDTLRKLLMQYAALVDAPLARRIGETIAFPNTMVDRIVPAATPASLDAAAARLGLRDEAAIVCEPFSQWVIEDRFSGPRPAWEEAGALLTADVHPYEAIKLRLLNGSHSAIAHLGQLRGRATVAEAMADAPLAEFVSDLMREDLLATVAVPAGFAIDAYCRDLLARFRNPTLAHQTRQIATDGTRKVPVRWLPALRESLAAGIERPRLERALAAWLHYLDTARSEAGEPLVIGDPGAAALAARLHAGATPLDLAQAALGHASVFGTAPWPQDFVTRLARHIETLRRGGTGALLAALERH, via the coding sequence ATGGCGAAACTCCTCAGCACCGCAACCCTGCCGGCCCTGGCCGCGACCACGCAGCGCCCCGGCTACGCACGCGACCGGCTGCGCCGCGGCATCGTCCACCTCGGGCTCGGCGCGTTCCATCGCGCGCACCAGGCCGTCTACACGGAAACGCTGCTCGAACGCGGCGACCTACGCTGGGGCACGCTCGGCATCCATCTGCGCGAGCGCCGCATGGCCGACCGGCTCGCCGCCCAGGACACGCTCTATTCGGTCACCGAGAGCGACGGCGAGACCACGCGCAGCCGCGTGATCGGCGGCCTGGTCGGCGCGCTGCATGCGCCGTCGGCGCGGTCCGCCGTGCTCGACGCGCTGGCCGATCCCGGCGTCGCGATCGTCAGCCTGACGGTGACCGAGAAGGGCTACTGCATCGAGCCGGCCAGCGGCGATCTCGACGAACACGACGCCGGCATCCGCCACGACCTGCTGGCCCCCGACACCCCGCAGACCACGCTCGGCGTGCTCGCCGCCGGCCTGCGCCGGCGCGCGGCCGCCGCACCGCTGACGCTCGTCTGTTGCGACAACATGAACGCCAACGGCGACACGCTGCGCAAGCTGCTGATGCAGTACGCGGCGCTCGTCGATGCGCCGCTCGCACGCCGCATCGGCGAGACCATCGCCTTCCCCAACACCATGGTCGACCGCATCGTGCCGGCCGCGACGCCGGCCTCGCTCGACGCGGCCGCGGCGCGTCTCGGGTTGCGCGACGAGGCCGCGATCGTCTGCGAGCCGTTTTCGCAATGGGTCATCGAGGATCGCTTCAGCGGGCCGCGGCCGGCGTGGGAGGAGGCCGGCGCGCTGCTGACCGCCGACGTGCATCCCTACGAGGCGATCAAGCTGCGGCTGCTGAACGGCTCGCATTCGGCGATCGCCCATCTCGGCCAGTTGCGCGGGCGCGCCACCGTGGCCGAGGCGATGGCCGACGCGCCGCTGGCCGAATTCGTGAGCGACCTGATGCGCGAGGACCTGCTCGCCACCGTGGCGGTGCCGGCCGGCTTCGCGATCGACGCCTATTGCCGCGACCTGCTCGCGCGCTTTCGCAATCCCACGCTGGCGCACCAGACCCGCCAGATCGCCACCGACGGCACCCGGAAGGTGCCGGTGCGCTGGCTGCCGGCGCTGCGCGAGAGCCTGGCCGCCGGCATCGAGCGGCCGCGGCTCGAACGCGCGCTGGCCGCCTGGCTGCACTACCTCGACACCGCACGCAGCGAGGCCGGCGAGCCGCTCGTGATCGGCGATCCGGGCGCGGCGGCGCTGGCCGCGCGGCTGCACGCGGGCGCCACGCCGCTCGACCTGGCGCAAGCCGCGCTCGGCCACGCGAGCGTGTTCGGCACCGCGCCGTGGCCGCAGGATTTCGTCACGCGGCTCGCGCGGCATATCGAAACCCTGCGCCGCGGCGGCACCGGCGCGCTGCTCGCGGCGCTCGAGCGGCACTGA
- a CDS encoding GntR family transcriptional regulator, giving the protein MTDMAPVLQEDTALAALRGFEANPEQPYRPQVHRFLCEAIVRGALPPHTSLSEAVIAEALEVSRTPVREALAQLADEHLVTIVRKVGTTVAPISVAQLEEGRFARSTLECANHVQLAQTITPAQLTEFGAIVQAQREAVAAGDVERFFDLDELMHRRLFEFAGRAHVWQMLQPMKRQFDRVRWLLLDRVTDHARRALHEHEQILAQMASRNVAQLGATVASHIDRVGSHLPAVRERVPGHFSD; this is encoded by the coding sequence ATGACCGACATGGCTCCCGTGCTGCAGGAAGACACCGCGCTTGCGGCCCTGCGCGGCTTCGAGGCGAATCCCGAGCAACCCTACCGTCCGCAGGTCCACCGTTTCCTGTGCGAGGCGATCGTGCGCGGCGCGCTGCCGCCGCACACGAGCCTGTCCGAGGCCGTCATCGCCGAGGCGCTCGAGGTGAGCCGCACGCCGGTGCGCGAGGCGCTCGCGCAGCTGGCCGACGAGCACCTGGTGACCATCGTCCGCAAGGTCGGCACCACCGTCGCGCCGATTTCGGTGGCGCAGCTGGAGGAGGGGCGCTTCGCGCGCAGCACGCTCGAATGCGCGAACCACGTGCAGCTCGCGCAGACCATCACGCCGGCCCAGCTCACCGAATTCGGCGCGATCGTCCAGGCGCAGCGCGAGGCGGTGGCGGCCGGCGACGTCGAGCGCTTCTTCGATCTCGACGAGCTGATGCACCGGCGCCTGTTCGAATTCGCGGGCCGCGCGCACGTCTGGCAGATGCTGCAGCCGATGAAGCGGCAGTTCGATCGCGTGCGCTGGCTGCTGCTGGACCGCGTGACCGATCACGCGCGCCGCGCGCTGCATGAGCACGAGCAGATCCTCGCGCAGATGGCCTCGCGCAACGTCGCCCAGCTGGGCGCCACGGTGGCGAGCCATATCGACCGCGTCGGCTCGCATCTGCCCGCGGTGCGCGAGCGCGTGCCCGGCCACTTCAGCGACTGA
- the manD gene encoding D-mannonate dehydratase ManD: MKIERLQTIVTCPGRNFVTVKIVTDEGVHGLGDATLNGRELAVRAYLEEHVFPCLVGRDPRNIEDIWQYLYRGAYWRRGPVTMTAIAAIDMALWDILGKLAGMPVYRLLGGKSRDGLMVYGHANGRDHEEAVDAVRRHIEEGYLAIRVQSGVPGLDKVYGVGKVAGEYEPAQKGLPPEEPWDTALYLRHTPELFRKVREAVGFEPHLLHDAHHRLTPIEAGRLGRDLEPYRLFWLEDATPAENQESFRLIRSHTTTPLAVGEVFNSIWDCKDLIREQLIDYIRSTIVHAGGITHARRIADYAAMYQVRTGFHGATDLSPVCMAAAVNFGLWAPNFGIQELMPHNALTNEVFPHGYRFDKGFLVMDDAPGLGVEIDEALAAKYPYERAYLPVARLRDGSMWNW; the protein is encoded by the coding sequence TTGAAGATCGAACGGTTGCAGACCATCGTGACCTGTCCGGGCCGCAACTTCGTGACGGTGAAGATCGTCACGGACGAGGGCGTCCATGGCCTCGGCGACGCCACGCTGAACGGGCGCGAGCTCGCCGTGCGCGCGTACCTGGAGGAGCACGTGTTCCCGTGCCTCGTCGGGCGCGATCCGCGCAACATCGAGGACATCTGGCAATACCTCTATCGCGGCGCCTACTGGCGGCGCGGCCCGGTGACGATGACGGCGATCGCGGCGATCGACATGGCGCTGTGGGACATCCTCGGCAAGCTGGCCGGCATGCCCGTGTACCGGCTGCTCGGCGGCAAGAGCCGCGACGGCCTGATGGTGTACGGCCACGCCAACGGGCGCGACCACGAGGAAGCGGTGGACGCGGTGCGCCGCCATATCGAGGAAGGCTATCTGGCGATCCGCGTGCAGTCGGGCGTGCCGGGGCTCGACAAGGTCTATGGCGTCGGCAAGGTGGCCGGCGAATACGAGCCGGCGCAGAAGGGCCTGCCGCCCGAGGAGCCGTGGGACACCGCGCTCTATCTGCGCCACACGCCCGAGCTGTTCCGCAAGGTGCGCGAGGCGGTGGGCTTCGAGCCGCATCTGCTGCACGACGCGCACCACCGCCTCACGCCGATCGAGGCGGGGCGCCTCGGCCGCGATCTCGAGCCATACCGGCTGTTCTGGCTGGAGGACGCGACGCCCGCCGAGAACCAGGAGAGCTTCCGGCTGATCCGCAGCCACACCACCACGCCGCTGGCGGTGGGCGAGGTATTCAATTCGATCTGGGATTGCAAGGACCTGATCCGCGAGCAGCTGATCGACTACATCCGCTCCACCATCGTGCATGCGGGCGGCATCACGCACGCGCGGCGCATCGCCGACTACGCCGCGATGTACCAGGTGCGCACCGGCTTCCACGGTGCCACCGACCTGTCGCCGGTCTGCATGGCGGCGGCCGTGAACTTCGGGCTGTGGGCGCCGAACTTCGGCATCCAGGAGCTGATGCCGCACAACGCGCTGACCAACGAGGTGTTCCCGCACGGCTACCGCTTCGACAAGGGTTTCCTCGTGATGGACGACGCGCCGGGGCTCGGCGTGGAGATCGACGAGGCGCTCGCGGCGAAGTATCCCTACGAGCGCGCCTATCTGCCGGTCGCACGGCTGCGCGACGGCTCGATGTGGAACTGGTGA
- a CDS encoding Zn-dependent oxidoreductase — MLSVVVDRPNSLSVREMPLPQPAAGEVRVRVRYAGICGSDLHIYRGHNPFVSYPRIIGHEFVGRVEALGEGVDAARLGELVAVDPVISCGRCQACRIGRRNVCRKLVVLGVHRDGGFSEYVCAPAANAYRIPEGIADSCAAIVEPFAVAANVTARTGVLPDDVALIYGAGTVGLTILQVLKRVYGVRAFITDRLDERLALARRCGAADDETINTGEEEIGTALQKRGVDGGPTLIFDAVGHPAILEEAVRLAAPAGRIGLLGFSSTPSAIAQQELTKKELTLAASRLNCAMFPTVIDWLERGLVTPESIVTHKVDFRDVGSAFELAEHSPKDTCKVLLDFAPQG, encoded by the coding sequence ATGCTGAGCGTCGTCGTCGATCGTCCGAACAGCCTGAGCGTGCGCGAGATGCCGCTGCCCCAGCCCGCCGCGGGCGAGGTGCGCGTGCGCGTGCGTTACGCGGGCATCTGCGGCTCGGACCTGCACATCTATCGCGGGCACAACCCGTTCGTTTCGTATCCACGCATCATCGGCCACGAGTTCGTGGGCCGCGTCGAGGCGCTCGGCGAGGGCGTGGACGCCGCGCGCCTGGGCGAGCTGGTAGCCGTCGATCCGGTGATCAGCTGCGGCCGGTGCCAGGCCTGCCGGATCGGCCGGCGCAACGTCTGCCGCAAGCTGGTGGTGCTCGGCGTGCATCGCGACGGCGGCTTCAGCGAATACGTCTGCGCGCCGGCCGCCAACGCCTACCGGATTCCCGAAGGCATCGCCGACAGCTGCGCGGCGATTGTCGAGCCGTTCGCGGTGGCCGCCAACGTGACCGCGCGCACCGGCGTGCTGCCCGACGACGTCGCGCTGATCTACGGCGCCGGCACCGTGGGCCTGACGATCCTGCAGGTGCTCAAGCGCGTGTATGGCGTGCGCGCGTTCATCACCGACCGCCTCGACGAGCGGCTCGCGCTGGCGCGCCGCTGCGGCGCGGCCGACGACGAGACCATCAACACGGGCGAGGAGGAGATCGGCACGGCACTGCAGAAGCGCGGCGTGGACGGCGGGCCGACGCTGATCTTCGACGCGGTCGGCCATCCGGCGATCCTCGAGGAAGCGGTGCGGCTCGCGGCGCCGGCCGGCCGCATCGGGCTGCTCGGCTTCTCGTCCACGCCGTCGGCGATCGCGCAGCAGGAGCTGACCAAGAAGGAACTGACGCTGGCCGCTTCACGCCTGAACTGCGCGATGTTCCCGACCGTGATCGACTGGCTCGAGCGCGGGCTCGTGACGCCGGAGTCGATCGTCACGCACAAGGTGGATTTCCGCGATGTCGGCAGCGCGTTCGAGCTGGCCGAGCACAGCCCGAAGGACACCTGCAAGGTGCTGCTCGACTTCGCGCCGCAAGGCTGA